CTGAATCGGACGACGGTTCCCCCTTCGCCGAAGATCCAAATTATCTCTCAGAGCAACTTATCACGTATCTTGGTAACAAACGCGCCCTTCTGGGGCAAATTGGCAAAGCGGTTATGCATGTCAAGAAACGGACCGGTAAGCAATACCTTCGTGTCTTCGACGCATTTAGCGGCTCCGGTGTCGTTTCACGTTTTCTGAAAGCGCACGCATCGTTTATTGTCAGCAACGATTTTGAGGATTACGCTGCTGTGATTGCACGCTGCTATCTGCGCAACAGAAGTTCAGTTAATTTCTCTGCCCTATCCCAAATTGTAAATGAATTAAACGCTCGCGTGGCTGACGAGCCGCTCCCCAAGGGATTTATTGAAACACTCTATGCTCCAAAGAATGAATCAGAAATTACAAAGGCTGATAGGGTTTTCTATACAACTATCAATGCCCGTCGTTTGGACAACTACCGTAGAATGATTGATGGGACACCCTCAGATTCTCGTGATTTGCTTTTGGGGCCCCTTCTAAGCGCCGTATCTGTCCATTCAAATACCGCCGGTGTATTCAAGGGATTTTATAAAGATCGCACCACCGGGGTCGGCCAATACGGTGGCACCGGATTGGATGCCTTAAAACGAATCAAAGGCAAAATCAAGCTTGAAATCCCGGTGTTGAGCAAGTACGAGTGCGATTATCAGGTTCTGCAAGATGACACCAACAAGGTTGCCGATCAGATAAAGGGGCTTGACTTGGCTTACATTGATCCGCCCTATAATCAACACCCCTACGGCTCCAATTACTTTATGCTTAATCTGCTTGTCCATTACAAGCGACCAGATAAAGTAAGCCGTGTGTCAGGCATTCCATCGGATTGGAGACGTTCAGGATATAATGTCCGAGCGAAGTCTTTACCGCTGCTCAAAGAATTGCTCCACAACATTGACGCACGCTTTCTCTTAATCTCTTTTAATAATGAAGGATTCATTAGTCCCGATGAGATGCGTGCTATGCTACAAAAAATAGGTGCCGTTGACGAGTTTAGTGTTCGCTACAATACGTTTCGTGGATCAAGAAATCTCAGAAATCGGACGATTCATGTGACAGAGCAGATGTTTCTCGTAGAAAGAAGATAGTACATTAGGACTTACGCAGCGGGTTCATAAGTCCCCTGATTTTCCAAAGTCCCCCTGACAAGGGTTTCCCCCCTGATAAGGGGGCTAGGGGGGTTAGGGGGTTAAAAATCAAAAATCTGCCCCCGTGTGCTAAGTTTGCGTAAGTCCTGTACATATAATATAAAGGAGAAAACCAATGAACAACACTCCCGATTATACCTCGCGTGTTCCTCACTACACCTTTGCTGATACCCTTGAAGAACAGGAAGAGCAACTTAAAACCAATCCGCTGATGCTCCGACTGATCGAGTCGCGCAAAGGGTATGCGGGCGACCCGCACCGTCCCATCTATCATTACGTGAATCCCGAAGCGATGCTTAACGATCCCAACGGACTCTGTTTCTGGGGCGGCAGGTGGCATCTGTTCTATCAGGCATATCCGCCGGAGGATACCCGCCAGCACTGGGGACACGCTATCAGCGATGATCTCATCCATTGGCGAGACCTGCCCTATGCGATTTACCCCAATCCAGAAAGATGCTGTTTCTCCGGTTCAAGTTATGTCGAGGAAGATCGGGTGATAGCGATGTATCACGGCACAGAGGTAGGGAATATGGTCGCTGTGTCGAGTGATCCGCTGCTGCTGAATTGGGAGAAGGTGACGGGCGAGGCAGTGATTCCGATGAGAAACCCGGATGGGTCAATTCCGCCCTACCGCGTCTTCGATCCGTGTATCTGGAAGAAGGATGGAATGTACTATTCGCTTTCAGGGGGAACGCTGCCACATGGACCGGGTGGCAAACGGATTCGCGCCAATTTCTTGCTCCGTTCACCGGATTTAGCGGATTGGGAGTATCTGCACCCGTTCATCGAGGATGACCAGTACACGTTGGTGGGCGATGACGGCGCTTGTCCATACTTTTGGCCCATCGGTGACCGCCACATCCTCCTATTCTTCAGCCATATGAGCGGTGGACAGTATCTGCTTGGCGATTACGATAAGGATCGCGACAAGTTCGTCGTGACCGCAGGTGCAAAGAACAACTTCGGTGCGGCAGCCCCCGCGGGTGTACACGCACCCTCCGCTACCCCCGATGGCGAGGGAGGACTCATCTGCATCTGGAACATGAACCCCGCAAAGCCGACCCAAGGTTGGAATCAGATCATGACCTTGCCACGACGCCTAACGCTCGCCTCAAAAGATGAGTTGGCAATCGAGCCCGCCGGAGCCATCGAGTCGCTGCGCGGCGCACATCAGGCGGTCGGTGGGATGACGTTGCCCGCTAATCAGGAGATTGTCCTCCAAAATATCGAAGGGAACGCGATGGAAATCGTCGCTGAAGTCGATCCAAAAAGTGCACCGATGGTCGAAATGAACGTCCTCCGTTCACCGCAAAAGGAGGAGTACACCCGTATCGCGTTCTTCAGGGAGCGGGGTTTCAGGGATCCGGATCTGGAACGGGAGGGACGGGATAGCCTGATAACGATTGATTCATCGTATTCGTCAATCTCGCCGGATGTGCTTTCACGCGCCCCCGAAACTGCCGCTGTTTTCATCGAGCCGGATGAAACGCTCAAGTTGCG
This genomic interval from Candidatus Poribacteria bacterium contains the following:
- a CDS encoding DNA adenine methylase, which encodes MTYLGNKRALLGQIGKAVMHVKKRTGKQYLRVFDAFSGSGVVSRFLKAHASFIVSNDFEDYAAVIARCYLRNRSSVNFSALSQIVNELNARVADEPLPKGFIETLYAPKNESEITKADRVFYTTINARRLDNYRRMIDGTPSDSRDLLLGPLLSAVSVHSNTAGVFKGFYKDRTTGVGQYGGTGLDALKRIKGKIKLEIPVLSKYECDYQVLQDDTNKVADQIKGLDLAYIDPPYNQHPYGSNYFMLNLLVHYKRPDKVSRVSGIPSDWRRSGYNVRAKSLPLLKELLHNIDARFLLISFNNEGFISPDEMRAMLQKIGAVDEFSVRYNTFRGSRNLRNRTIHVTEQMFLVERR
- a CDS encoding glycoside hydrolase family 32 protein gives rise to the protein MNNTPDYTSRVPHYTFADTLEEQEEQLKTNPLMLRLIESRKGYAGDPHRPIYHYVNPEAMLNDPNGLCFWGGRWHLFYQAYPPEDTRQHWGHAISDDLIHWRDLPYAIYPNPERCCFSGSSYVEEDRVIAMYHGTEVGNMVAVSSDPLLLNWEKVTGEAVIPMRNPDGSIPPYRVFDPCIWKKDGMYYSLSGGTLPHGPGGKRIRANFLLRSPDLADWEYLHPFIEDDQYTLVGDDGACPYFWPIGDRHILLFFSHMSGGQYLLGDYDKDRDKFVVTAGAKNNFGAAAPAGVHAPSATPDGEGGLICIWNMNPAKPTQGWNQIMTLPRRLTLASKDELAIEPAGAIESLRGAHQAVGGMTLPANQEIVLQNIEGNAMEIVAEVDPKSAPMVEMNVLRSPQKEEYTRIAFFRERGFRDPDLEREGRDSLITIDSSYSSISPDVLSRAPETAAVFIEPDETLKLRVFIDKSVVEVFVNGKQCVAMRVYPDRKDSIGVSLRSQGQESELRSLDVWQMQNIYEA